A genomic stretch from Rubripirellula reticaptiva includes:
- a CDS encoding cupin domain-containing protein, whose amino-acid sequence MSNVKLDEGLIQGDSVSAILDAAMNAGDGLLRLTPTWVPRSFLHPGRRIKLHPGDYYRFGADRGGIDERWFGSTTEAANEGRVWHEGLSFCLHDGKKFMLKDAVAERGSDIVGKKIFDQYDRWPVYSKFFDNMGPIPHHMHQSFEDAALVGQEGKPESYYFPPQLNNVDNNFAYTFMGLEPGTRPEDVRRCLENWNAGDNGILDLSRAYRLKRGTGWLIPPGVLHAPGSLCTYEPQWGSDVFGMYQSIVEGRYVPWSLLVKDMPEEKHQDLDFIVGQLDWDKNVDTHFKNSNYLEPVRDEDRSGDGYEDLWIVYGTVDGRQLFSAKELTIQPGAKCTLKDPGASSWITVQGRGRMGKLDLQTPAMIRFGENTSDEVFISHTAATAGVEIENLGTEPLVGLRYFGPDTHSNLPKAGS is encoded by the coding sequence ATGAGCAATGTCAAACTCGACGAAGGTCTGATTCAAGGCGATAGCGTCTCGGCAATTTTGGACGCTGCGATGAACGCCGGCGACGGACTGCTGCGACTAACGCCGACTTGGGTGCCAAGATCCTTTTTGCACCCCGGGCGACGAATCAAGCTGCACCCCGGCGATTACTACCGATTTGGTGCTGATCGCGGGGGCATCGACGAGCGTTGGTTCGGCAGCACCACCGAGGCCGCCAACGAAGGCCGTGTTTGGCACGAAGGGCTAAGCTTTTGTTTGCACGACGGCAAGAAGTTCATGCTAAAGGACGCCGTGGCCGAACGTGGCTCCGATATCGTTGGCAAGAAAATCTTTGACCAATACGATCGTTGGCCGGTGTATTCAAAGTTCTTTGACAACATGGGGCCAATTCCCCATCACATGCACCAATCGTTCGAAGACGCAGCTTTGGTCGGCCAAGAAGGAAAGCCAGAGAGTTACTATTTTCCACCGCAACTGAACAATGTCGACAACAACTTTGCGTACACGTTCATGGGCCTGGAACCGGGCACGCGTCCCGAAGACGTGCGCCGTTGTCTCGAGAATTGGAACGCCGGTGATAATGGCATCCTGGATCTCAGCCGTGCCTATCGGCTGAAGCGAGGCACCGGTTGGTTGATTCCACCAGGCGTTTTGCACGCGCCCGGTTCGCTTTGCACCTACGAGCCCCAGTGGGGCAGCGATGTGTTCGGTATGTATCAGTCGATCGTCGAAGGTCGCTACGTACCATGGTCGTTGCTGGTCAAGGACATGCCCGAAGAGAAACATCAAGATCTTGACTTCATTGTTGGGCAACTCGACTGGGACAAGAACGTCGACACGCACTTCAAGAACAGCAACTACTTGGAACCTGTTCGCGACGAAGATCGCAGCGGTGATGGTTACGAAGATCTGTGGATCGTGTACGGGACCGTCGATGGACGACAATTGTTCAGCGCAAAAGAATTGACGATTCAGCCCGGTGCGAAGTGTACCTTGAAAGATCCCGGTGCCAGCAGCTGGATCACGGTTCAAGGCCGCGGACGGATGGGCAAGCTCGATTTGCAAACGCCTGCGATGATTCGCTTTGGCGAAAACACTTCGGACGAAGTGTTCATTTCGCACACTGCGGCAACCGCCGGCGTCGAGATCGAAAACTTGGGCACCGAACCGCTTGTCGGTCTGCGGTACTTTGGACCTGACACCCACAGCAACCTGCCTAAGGCCGGTAGTTGA
- a CDS encoding sugar phosphate isomerase/epimerase family protein yields MTNHPNQFPKLHNAAWPGVVGKGGEGDDPCIPLDDMLDMTAAAEVDGRKFDGVDIFLFDPHVSIDATDAELEDLADRVRSRGLVIGSVVAPVWGPTGGGSAAGGPDDVEAFLTQVRKGCTIAKKLRELGVRPYGVVRLDTATSVDEWVKDPDKNQSKIADTLKAACDIAEEYDERLAAEGEICWGGMQSWRKMVDLLERVGHPERFGFQADMAHTLLYLLGYNAPEDAILPQDFDWNDKAKKAAALKELTHALRPWTIDFHVAQNDATVHGTGSHDKTGRHCLPNDPNGKLDIATDAGHWLRDEHGDVLTTCRHICWDGCMFPNDVMKKPDTWNSILSAMLSVQDAHGWNE; encoded by the coding sequence ATGACGAATCATCCCAACCAATTTCCGAAACTTCACAACGCGGCTTGGCCGGGCGTCGTCGGCAAGGGCGGCGAGGGAGACGATCCCTGCATTCCCCTGGACGACATGTTGGACATGACCGCCGCGGCCGAAGTCGATGGGCGTAAGTTCGATGGCGTCGATATTTTCTTGTTCGATCCACACGTTTCGATTGATGCGACCGATGCAGAACTGGAAGACCTAGCCGATCGTGTTCGTAGCCGTGGTTTGGTCATTGGAAGTGTTGTCGCGCCCGTTTGGGGGCCAACCGGCGGTGGTTCGGCAGCCGGCGGTCCTGATGACGTCGAAGCTTTCTTGACCCAAGTACGTAAAGGTTGCACGATCGCAAAGAAACTTCGCGAGCTTGGCGTTCGACCGTACGGCGTCGTTCGACTCGACACGGCGACTTCGGTCGACGAGTGGGTCAAGGATCCAGACAAGAACCAATCCAAGATTGCCGATACCTTAAAAGCGGCCTGCGATATCGCCGAAGAGTACGACGAACGATTGGCTGCCGAAGGCGAGATTTGTTGGGGCGGAATGCAGTCGTGGCGCAAGATGGTTGACTTGCTAGAACGAGTTGGCCACCCCGAACGATTTGGGTTCCAAGCTGACATGGCCCACACGCTTTTGTATTTGCTGGGATACAACGCGCCCGAAGATGCAATCCTGCCACAGGACTTTGATTGGAATGACAAAGCCAAGAAAGCCGCGGCACTGAAAGAACTGACCCACGCGCTACGTCCTTGGACCATTGACTTTCACGTTGCCCAAAACGATGCAACCGTTCACGGGACCGGATCACACGACAAAACCGGTCGTCACTGTTTGCCCAATGACCCGAACGGCAAGTTGGACATTGCCACCGATGCCGGGCACTGGTTGCGCGACGAGCATGGCGATGTGCTTACGACTTGTCGGCACATTTGTTGGGATGGTTGCATGTTCCCCAACGACGTGATGAAAAAGCCTGACACTTGGAACAGCATTCTCTCGGCGATGTTGTCCGTCCAAGACGCCCATGGATGGAACGAGTAG
- a CDS encoding Gfo/Idh/MocA family protein produces the protein MALKPLNIGLVGYGFMGRTHTNGYKRVNDFFPELKHRPVLKAVCGRSPEKVQAFADQWQYESVESDWKALIARPDIDAIDICTPNNSHAEIAIAAAEAGKMILCEKPLALNPEEGERMCAAVEKAGVANTVWYNYRRVPAVTMAKQLIDEGKLGKIYHYRANFLQDWTINEDLPQGGEALWRLDAAAAGSGVTGDLLAHCIDTALWLNGSIKDVTAMTETFVKERMHTETGKKEKVTIDDACAFMCHFENGSLGLFESTRYARGHKALYTLEINGHDASIRWDLHDLHRLEYFDNSDEGRLRGWRSIHVSDHSGDQPYMDKWWVPGLQIGYEHTFVHQVADFISSIDNNTAMHPNFRDALETQQVCEAVLESAKVGTWKNV, from the coding sequence ATGGCTTTAAAACCACTTAACATTGGCTTGGTCGGTTACGGCTTCATGGGCCGAACGCATACCAACGGCTACAAGCGAGTTAACGACTTTTTTCCAGAACTGAAGCATCGCCCGGTGCTGAAAGCCGTTTGCGGACGCAGCCCCGAGAAGGTTCAAGCGTTTGCGGATCAGTGGCAATACGAGTCGGTCGAATCCGATTGGAAGGCGTTGATTGCTCGCCCCGATATCGACGCGATCGACATTTGCACGCCCAATAATTCGCACGCCGAAATCGCAATTGCCGCCGCTGAAGCGGGCAAGATGATCCTTTGCGAAAAGCCACTTGCACTGAATCCTGAGGAAGGCGAGCGGATGTGTGCGGCTGTTGAAAAAGCCGGCGTTGCGAACACCGTTTGGTACAACTATCGGCGCGTTCCAGCAGTGACGATGGCCAAGCAATTGATCGACGAAGGCAAGCTTGGAAAAATCTATCACTATCGCGCCAATTTCTTGCAAGACTGGACGATCAACGAAGACTTGCCACAAGGCGGCGAAGCACTATGGCGTTTGGACGCCGCGGCTGCTGGATCGGGCGTGACCGGTGACCTGTTGGCTCACTGCATCGACACGGCATTGTGGTTGAACGGGTCCATCAAGGACGTCACCGCGATGACCGAGACATTCGTCAAGGAGCGGATGCACACCGAGACTGGCAAGAAAGAAAAAGTAACGATCGACGACGCTTGCGCTTTCATGTGTCACTTTGAAAATGGATCACTCGGCCTGTTCGAGTCGACACGTTACGCTCGCGGTCACAAGGCACTTTACACGTTGGAAATCAACGGTCACGACGCGTCGATTCGTTGGGACCTGCACGACTTGCATCGTTTGGAATACTTCGACAACAGTGACGAAGGTCGACTTCGCGGTTGGCGTTCGATTCACGTGTCGGATCACTCTGGCGACCAACCGTACATGGACAAGTGGTGGGTGCCCGGTTTGCAGATCGGATACGAGCACACCTTCGTGCACCAAGTCGCCGATTTTATCTCGTCGATCGACAATAATACGGCGATGCACCCAAATTTTCGTGACGCGTTGGAAACCCAACAAGTCTGTGAAGCGGTGCTTGAAAGTGCCAAGGTCGGCACCTGGAAAAACGTCTAA